The genomic stretch TGCCCGGCGTGCTGGCGCCCTACGGGGAGCACCCGCTGGTGGTCACCGACCCCTACGTCCGCGAGCTGCTCGGCGCGCGGGTGGCCGGCGTCCTCTCGGAGGCCGGCCTGGCCCCCGCCGTCCTGGAGCTGCCCGGTGAGATCACCGCGGCGGCGGCCGACGAGCTCGCCGCCTCGGCCGGTGCGGCCGGCGCCGGCATCGTCGTCGGCATCGGCGGCGGCAAGGCGCTCGACGCGGCGAAGGCGGTCTCACTGCGGCTCGGGCTGCCGGTGGTGACGGTGCCGTCGGTGGCCTCCAACGACAGCCCGACCAGCGCCGCAATCGCCATGTACGACGGGGCGCACCGGCTGGTCGCGGTTGACCGGCTGCCGGCCAACCCGCACGCCGTCGTGGTCGACACCGCACTGGTCGCCGCCGCCCCGGTGGCCTTCCTGCGCTCGGGCATCGGTGACGCGGTGGCCAAGAAGTTCGAGGCCGCTGCCTGCCGCGCCGGCACGGGCGTGACCGCGCTGGGCACCCGGCCCCTGGCGATTGGCTCGGTGCTCGCCGACGCCTGCTACGACGTGCTGCAGGCCTCCGCGGTCGCCGGGCTGGCGGCCTGCGAGCGCGGCGCTGTCGACGACGCGCTGGAGGCCGTCGTCGAGGCGGTGGTGCTGCTCAGCGGGCTGGGCTTCGAGAACGGCGGGCTGTCGCTGGCGCACTCGCTGACCCGCGGGCTGATGCGAGCGCGGGGAGCGCGCGAGGCCATGCACGGCGAGCAGGTGGCGTGGGCGACGCTGGTCCAGCGCGTGGCCGAGGGTGCGCCGGCCGCCGAGGTGGCCGAGCTCCGCGGCTTCCTGGTCGGCGTCGGGCTGCCGACCGGGCTGGCGCAGCTGGGCATGCCCGCGCCGACCGCCGAGGAGGTGCGCGACATCGCCCGGATCACGATGACCGCCCCGCACCTGGCGAACCTGACCGTGCCGGCCACCGAGGAGCTGGTGGCCGGGGCGATCCTCGCCGTCGAGGCGCTCGGGTAGCCGCCCGGGATCAGCGACGCAGAACGACCGCGTCGACGGCGGCGGCGCCGTGGCGCAGCAGCATGACCGGGTTGGCGTCGAACCCGGCGATCGGCGAGGCC from Blastococcus sp. PRF04-17 encodes the following:
- a CDS encoding glycerol dehydrogenase, yielding MTRLRMFAAPLRYIQGPGALDALPGVLAPYGEHPLVVTDPYVRELLGARVAGVLSEAGLAPAVLELPGEITAAAADELAASAGAAGAGIVVGIGGGKALDAAKAVSLRLGLPVVTVPSVASNDSPTSAAIAMYDGAHRLVAVDRLPANPHAVVVDTALVAAAPVAFLRSGIGDAVAKKFEAAACRAGTGVTALGTRPLAIGSVLADACYDVLQASAVAGLAACERGAVDDALEAVVEAVVLLSGLGFENGGLSLAHSLTRGLMRARGAREAMHGEQVAWATLVQRVAEGAPAAEVAELRGFLVGVGLPTGLAQLGMPAPTAEEVRDIARITMTAPHLANLTVPATEELVAGAILAVEALG